The following are from one region of the Prochlorococcus marinus str. SB genome:
- a CDS encoding energy-coupling factor transporter transmembrane component T family protein, which translates to MNLLTKFSVGQYVHGNRSWLRIIDSRLKIIIVMIFLITPIWAGPIWRLSLVGFLLLITFLSLLPSRVWWRSLFFLSCLSLLIGCISILASSDIQSLDGYLRNPNELQVVLESQKEWNILQISSQKIWFINFGPYNLSRKAFELGIKTSTLIFTVIHSVNLMLLTTLQEDIVWGLSWFMYPLRKIGLPTSKWLFQLLIALRFIPLVQEELQNIVKSVSVRSINFRNLGLKKSFNVLLILVERLFQNIFLRIDHGAESLLSKKKIIIKTNRFRTLYPSKSLNVIVNTLSICFICIAIFLRKLYGAI; encoded by the coding sequence ATGAATTTGCTAACCAAATTTTCTGTTGGTCAATACGTTCATGGTAATAGAAGTTGGCTCAGAATTATAGATAGTAGATTAAAAATAATTATCGTAATGATATTTTTAATCACTCCAATTTGGGCAGGTCCAATATGGAGATTGAGTTTAGTAGGTTTTTTACTATTAATTACTTTTTTAAGTTTATTGCCATCTAGAGTATGGTGGCGATCATTATTTTTTCTCTCATGTTTATCACTATTAATTGGATGTATATCAATACTTGCCTCGTCTGATATTCAATCTCTTGATGGCTACTTAAGAAATCCCAATGAGTTGCAAGTAGTACTGGAAAGCCAAAAAGAATGGAATATTTTGCAAATTTCTTCGCAGAAGATATGGTTTATTAATTTTGGTCCCTACAACTTATCAAGAAAAGCTTTTGAACTAGGAATAAAAACCTCAACTTTGATATTTACTGTTATTCATAGTGTGAATTTGATGCTTTTAACCACATTGCAGGAAGACATTGTATGGGGATTAAGTTGGTTTATGTATCCATTAAGAAAGATTGGATTGCCTACTAGTAAGTGGCTTTTTCAGTTGTTAATTGCATTACGTTTTATTCCTCTAGTGCAAGAAGAACTTCAAAATATCGTTAAATCAGTGTCGGTTAGATCAATAAATTTTCGAAATTTAGGATTAAAGAAATCCTTTAATGTTTTATTAATCTTAGTGGAGAGGTTATTTCAAAATATATTTCTGAGAATTGATCATGGAGCAGAATCATTACTCTCAAAGAAAAAAATTATTATAAAAACCAATAGATTCAGAACTCTTTATCCTTCAAAATCTCTCAATGTAATTGTT